The following are from one region of the Syngnathus acus chromosome 10, fSynAcu1.2, whole genome shotgun sequence genome:
- the ap1ar gene encoding AP-1 complex-associated regulatory protein isoform X2 has protein sequence MGNCWAFCVGLFRREANRIQRGGGSKYFRSSTTGEHYTIEFENLVESDEEESPQPCPRPISEDELTNLREHRYTDISKKQVLIDQKLQAERLAQKTRGKADGCGSDPQTRKQTGDGFDPSLQNVKAQSEAFRSNRLPSDTNVVTPNTECSWDFTTKTRSTNDDATSLDLEWEDEEGINRALPAWERSRTEEDILRAALRPGGKQAHSGPTSASEDSNALEWENDFVSTHPEDNADPEFEGFVNPVMDTPSEDASDYSLGLDGQDR, from the exons ATGGGTAACTGTTGGGCCTTTTGCGTAGGACTCTTCAGAAGAGAGGCTAATAGGATCCAAAGAGGGGGCGG GTCCAAATACTTTCGCAGTAGCACCACCGGGGAGCATTATACAATCGAG tTTGAAAACCTTGTAGAAAGTGATGAG GAGGAGAGTCCTCAGCCTTGCCCAAG ACCCATCAGTGAGGATGAGCTGACAAACCTTCGAGAGCATCGATATACTGACATCTCCAAAAAGCAGGTCCTGATAGACCAGAAGCTTCAAGCGGAG CGCTTGGCCCAGAAGACGAGGGGGAAAGCAGATGGGTGCGGCAGCGATCCTCAGACGAGAAA ACAAACCGGGGATGGTTTCGACCCCTCCCTGCAGAATGTCAAAGCCCAGTCTGAGGCTTTCAGAAGCAATC GACTTCCCTCCGACACAAACGTGGTGACGCCTAACACAGAGTGCAGCTGGGATTTCACCACCAAGACACGCTCCACCAATGATGACGCCACTTCACTGGACCTAGAgtgggaggatgaggagg GAATCAACCGAGCGCTTCCAGCCTGGGAGAGATCTCGGACAGAAGAGGACATCCTGCGCGCAGCCTTGCGACCCGGCGGAAAGCAAGCGCACAGCGGCCCGACTTCCGCCTCTGAGGACTCAAACGCGTTGGAGTGGGAGAATGATTTTGTGAGTACCCACCCGGAGGACAATGCAGACCCGGAATTTGAGGGTTTTGTCAATCCTGTGATGGACACTCCCTCGGAGGACGCTTCGGACTACAGTCTTGGGTTGGACGGCCAGGACAGATAG
- the ap1ar gene encoding AP-1 complex-associated regulatory protein isoform X1 translates to MGNCWAFCVGLFRREANRIQRGGGSKYFRSSTTGEHYTIEFENLVESDEEESPQPCPRPISEDELTNLREHRYTDISKKQVLIDQKLQAELEAQEESLRLEEEARNAAQREAARLARERKGKERLAQKTRGKADGCGSDPQTRKQTGDGFDPSLQNVKAQSEAFRSNRLPSDTNVVTPNTECSWDFTTKTRSTNDDATSLDLEWEDEEGINRALPAWERSRTEEDILRAALRPGGKQAHSGPTSASEDSNALEWENDFVSTHPEDNADPEFEGFVNPVMDTPSEDASDYSLGLDGQDR, encoded by the exons ATGGGTAACTGTTGGGCCTTTTGCGTAGGACTCTTCAGAAGAGAGGCTAATAGGATCCAAAGAGGGGGCGG GTCCAAATACTTTCGCAGTAGCACCACCGGGGAGCATTATACAATCGAG tTTGAAAACCTTGTAGAAAGTGATGAG GAGGAGAGTCCTCAGCCTTGCCCAAG ACCCATCAGTGAGGATGAGCTGACAAACCTTCGAGAGCATCGATATACTGACATCTCCAAAAAGCAGGTCCTGATAGACCAGAAGCTTCAAGCGGAG TTAGAGGCACAAGAGGAGAGTTTGAGGCTAGAAGAGGAGGCTAGAAATGCTGCCCAGCGGGAGGCCGCCAGGTTGGCACGTGAACGAAAAGGGAAGGAG CGCTTGGCCCAGAAGACGAGGGGGAAAGCAGATGGGTGCGGCAGCGATCCTCAGACGAGAAA ACAAACCGGGGATGGTTTCGACCCCTCCCTGCAGAATGTCAAAGCCCAGTCTGAGGCTTTCAGAAGCAATC GACTTCCCTCCGACACAAACGTGGTGACGCCTAACACAGAGTGCAGCTGGGATTTCACCACCAAGACACGCTCCACCAATGATGACGCCACTTCACTGGACCTAGAgtgggaggatgaggagg GAATCAACCGAGCGCTTCCAGCCTGGGAGAGATCTCGGACAGAAGAGGACATCCTGCGCGCAGCCTTGCGACCCGGCGGAAAGCAAGCGCACAGCGGCCCGACTTCCGCCTCTGAGGACTCAAACGCGTTGGAGTGGGAGAATGATTTTGTGAGTACCCACCCGGAGGACAATGCAGACCCGGAATTTGAGGGTTTTGTCAATCCTGTGATGGACACTCCCTCGGAGGACGCTTCGGACTACAGTCTTGGGTTGGACGGCCAGGACAGATAG
- the smad5 gene encoding mothers against decapentaplegic homolog 5: MTSMSSLFSFTSPAVKRLLGWKQGDEEEKWAEKAVDALVKKLKKKKGAMEDLEKALSCPGQPSKCVTIPRSLDGRLQVSHRKGLPHVIYCRVWRWPDLQSHHELKPLEVCEYPFGSKQKEVCINPYHYKRVESPVLPPVLVPRHSEFNPQHSLLVQFRNLTHNEPHMPLNATFPESFQQPHSGGGGGGGTGGGGGGGGGGGGSFPISPNSPYPPSPASSGTYPNSPASSGPSSPFQLPADTPPPAYMPPDEQLGQESQSMETSSSLGPQNMPRGDVQPVEYEEPSHWCSIVYYELNNRVGEAYHASSTSVLVDGFTDPSNNKNRFCLGLLSNVNRNSTIENTRRHIGKGVHLYYVGGEVYAECLSDTSIFVQSRNCNYHHGFHPTTVCKIPSGCSLKIFNNQEFAQLLAQSVNHGFEAVYELTKMCTIRMSFVKGWGAEYHRQDVTSTPCWIEVHLHGPLQWLDKVLTQMGSPLNPISSVS, from the exons ATGACTTCCATGTCCAGTCTCTTTTCCTTCACCAGTCCAGCGGTCAAGCGCCTGCTCGGCTGGAAGCAaggagatgaggaggagaagTGGGCCGAAAAGGCAGTGGACGCTCTTGTGAAAaagctgaagaagaagaaaggggCAATGGAGGACTTGGAAAAAGCCCTGAGCTGCCCCGGACAGCCCAGCAAATGCGTTACCATTCCCAGATCGCTGGACGGCCGGCTGCAGGTTTCGCACCGTAAAGGTCTGCCGCACGTCATATACTGTCGGGTGTGGCGCTGGCCAGACCTGCAGTCCCATCATGAGCTCAAGCCCCTGGAGGTGTGCGAGTATCCCTTTGGCTCCAAACAGAAAGAGGTGTGCATCAACCCGTACCACTACAAGCGAGTGGAGAGTCCCG TGCTCCCCCCTGTCTTGGTACCGCGCCACAGCGAGTTCAACCCACAGCACAGCTTGCTCGTCCAGTTCCGCAACCTGACCCACAACGAGCCGCACATGCCCCTGAACGCCACCTTTCCCGAGTCCTTCCAGCAGCCGCACAGCGGGGGCGGGGGCGGTGGCGGaactggtggtggtggtggtggtgggggaggaggaggaggctctTTCCCCATCTCGCCCAACTCTCCGTATCCTCCATCCCCTGCCAGCAGTGGTACTTATCCCAACTCTCCTGCCAGCTCGGGGCCTTCCAGTCCATTCCAGCTCCCAG CTGACACCCCACCGCCAGCATACATGCCTCCTGATGAGCAGCTGGGCCAGGAAAGCCAGTCCATGGAAACAAGCAGCAGTTTAGGGCCACAGAATATGCCCAGAGGAG ACGTGCAGCCCGTGGAGTACGAGGAGCCAAGCCACTGGTGCTCTATCGTCTACTATGAACTCAACAACCGTGTGGGTGAGGCTTACCACGCTTCATCAACCAGCGTGCTAGTGGACGGCTTCACTGATCCGTCAAACAACAAGAACCGCTTCTGCCTCGGGCTGCTGTCCAATGTCAATCGCAACTCCACCATTGAGAACACCCGGCGGCACATTGGCAAAG GTGTTCACCTGTACTACGTTGGTGGCGAGGTGTACGCCGAGTGCCTCAGTGACACCAGCATTTTCGTCCAGAGCCGTAACTGCAACTATCACCACGGCTTCCATCCCACCACTGTCTGCAAGATCCCGAGTGGCTGCAGCCTGAAGATCTTCAACAACCAGGAGTTTGCCCAACTTCTGGCTCAGTCCGTCAACCACGGCTTTGAGGCAGTTTATGAGCTTACCAAAATGTGCACCATCCGGATGAGCTTTGTAAAG GGCTGGGGAGCCGAGTACCACAGACAGGATGTCACCAGTACACCCTGCTGGATCGAGGTGCACCTGCATGGGCCGCTGCAGTGGCTGGACAAGGTCCTGACTCAGATGGGTTCTCCCCTAAACCCAATCTCCTCTGTGTCCTAA
- the syvn1 gene encoding E3 ubiquitin-protein ligase synoviolin, producing MVRATLVTVTSLALTGAVVGHAYLLKHQFYPTVVYLTKSSPSMAVLYIQAFVLVFLLGKFMRKVFFGQLRAAEMEHLIERSWYAVTETCLAFTVFRDDFSPRFVALFTLLVFLKCFHWLAEDRVDFMERSPNISCLFHFRVLSLMGLLGALDFLFVYHACQSIITRGASVQLVFGFEYAILLTMVLTMFIKYILHTVDLQSENPWDNKAVYMLYTELLTGFIKVILYIAFMTIMMKVHTFPLFAIRPMYLAMRQFKKAVTDAVMSRRAIRNMNTLYPDATPEDLQASDNVCIICREEMVTGAKKLPCNHIFHSSCLRSWFQRQQTCPTCRMDVLRASHNNPTPTPAQAAAPAAAAPAHAPAAQPANVAPGMLAGFPPGLFPFWGPFPGMPHPAPAAPGAGDALQGNTEAAQAAGTGPSTSSGTDQATSDAPGSTVPGFPFSVPPPPFPTAPWLPMPPPPPPFMSSMPPPPPSLSQLSEEELRELEAEGRRGLEARLQCLQNIHTLLDAAMLNIHHYLSTVATLTPPRSDCNIGEASGTSGSASFPTAGASTDDQSQEKISSPSMSKTPIQTLESASTSATWDSERRNHEDEGSEDEDGEPNAAELRRRRLRKLVTAPLAPADD from the exons ATGGTGCGAGCAACCTTGGTGACCGTCACCAGTCTGGCACTGACCGGTGCCGTGGTGGGGCACGCATATCTCCTCAAACACCAGTTTTACCCAACTGTCGTCTACCTCACCAAGAGCAGCCCCAGCATGGCG GTGTTGTACATTCAGGCGTTTGTGTTGGTGTTTCTTTTGGGAAAGTTCATGAGGAAAGTGTTTTTTGGACAGCTACGGGCTGCAGAAATGGAG CATCTCATTGAGCGTTCCTGGTACGCGGTGACGGAGACGTGCCTGGCCTTCACTGTATTCAGGGATGACTTTTCGCCACGCTTTGTCGCCCTCTTCACACTTCTGGTCTTCCTCAAGTGCTTCCACTGGTTGGCTGAGGATCGCGTGGACTTT ATGGAGCGAAGTCCAAACATATCCTGTCTTTTCCACTTTCGAGTCTTAT CTCTCATGGGTCTGCTGGGAGCTTTggacttcctgtttgtttacCACGCCTGTCAAAGCATCATCACCCGAGGTGCCTCTGTGCAGCTTGTCTTTGGCTTTGAG TACGCCATCCTGCTGACCATGGTACTGACCATGTTCATTAAGTACATCCTGCACACGGTTGATTTGCAAAGTGAGAATCCCTGGGACAACAAGGCTGTGTATATGCTCTACACAGAGCTCCTCACTG GTTTCATCAAAGTTATCCTGTACATTGCCTTTATGACCATTATGATGAAGGTTCACACTTTCCCCCTGTTTGCAATCCGGCCCATGTATCTGGCTATGAG GCAATTCAAGAAAGCAGTAACTGATGCTGTAATGTCTCGAAGAGCCATTCGCAACATGAATACACT GTACCCTGACGCCACTCCTGAAGATCTGCAGGCTTCTGACAACGTTTGTATCATCTGTCGTGAGGAAATGGTCACCGGAGCAAAGAAGCTACCTTGTAATCACATTTTCCACTCCAG TTGCTTGCGTTCCTGGTTCCAGAGACAGCAGACCTGCCCCACCTGTCGTATGGACGTCCTGAGGGCATCGCATAACAATCCGACTCCTACGCCTGCCCAGGCTGCGGCCCCTGCTGCAGCAGCCCCTGCGCACGCTCCCGCTGCACAGCCAGCTAACG TGGCCCCTGGCATGTTGGCCGGCTTCCCACCAGGCCTCTTCCCCTTCTGGGGTCCATTTCCCGGAATGCCTCATCCAGCTCCGGCAGCTCCCGGTGCTGGCGATGCGCTGCAGGGAAACACGGAAGCGGCGCAGGCAGCCG GCACAGGCCCGTCCACCTCATCCGGCACGGACCAGGCCACAAGTGACGCTCCGGGCTCCACCGTGCCGGGATTCCCCTTCTCcgttccccctcctcccttccCGACTGCACCGTGGCTGCCCATGCCACCGCCACCTCCTCCTTTCA TGTCGTCGatgccgcctcctcctccgtctCTGTCGCAGCTGTCCGAGGAGGAGCTGAGGGAGCTGGAGGCCGAGGGTCGACGGGGCCTAGAGGCCAGGCTGCAGTGTCTCCAAAACATTCACACCCTGTTGGACGCCGCCATGCTTAACATTCACCATTACCTCAGCACCGTAGCCACGCTCAC TCCTCCGAGGTCTGACTGCAACATAGGAGAAGCCAGCGGGACAAGCGGCTCTGCTTCCTTCCCCACTGCTGGCGCGAGCACGGATGATCAGAGTCAGGAGAAAATCTCCTCTCCCAGCA TGAGCAAAACTCCAATCCAAACGCTCGAATCCGCTTCCACTTCTGCCACTTGGGATAGCGAGAGAAGAAACCATGAGGATGAAGGATCAGAGGACGAGGACGGCGAGCCGAACGCCGCCGAGCTGAGGCGCCGGAGGCTTCGGAAGCTCGTAACGGCGCCACTTGCGCCTGCAGACGATTGA
- the gpr137 gene encoding integral membrane protein GPR137, with the protein MEAPVTASPPPNSSNLPVPLPLHPALAPSVQLGFTILYTVLYGSLFLAVYAELWLLYLYRHKRWSYQSIFLFLCLLWAALRTTLFSFYFQNALEANRLPVVVYWLLYCFPVCLQFFTLSLINLYFTQVLLKARETYSSDVEKQLCRARCMYGVLNAVFFCVNVGCAVLGGRGEDTGERTWTLVLVRVLVNDLLFILNAVLLAALLLMLTRHSRSTGPYLTSKGTTVCRTAVLGATVILLFASRACYNLSVLVLSQHHHVESFDFDWYNVSDQADLRDELGDRGYLAFGAILFIWELLPSSLLILIFRVRRPAQEGNQVSNLNVNNRPLPRPYFLDDPQGNEEEIAPLWTSTYQPHSSWYGSETAPLLFASKPPDRSHQHHSLYSTPQN; encoded by the exons ATGGAAGCGCCAGTCACAgcctcccctccccccaacTCCTCCAACCTGCCCGTCCCACTGCCCCTCCATCCCGCCCTGGCCCCTTCGGTCCAGCTCGGCTTCACCATCCTGTACACGGTGCTGTACGGCAGCCTCTTCCTGGCGGTGTACGCCGAGCTCTGGCTTCTCTACCTCTACAGACACAAACGATGGAGCTACCAGAgcatctttcttttcctctgcctCCTGTGGGCGGCACTGCGCACCACCTTGTTCTCATTTTACTTTCAAAATGCGCTGGAGGCCAACCGCCTACCTGTAGTGGTCTACTGGCTACTTTACTGCTTCCCCGTCTGCCTGCAGTTCTTCACTCTGAGCCTTATCAACTTGTATTTCACTCAG GTTCTGCTCAAAGCCAGGGAGACTTACAGCTCAGATGTAGAAAAACAGCT gtGCAGAGCCCGCTGCATGTATGGGGTGCTGAATGCTGTCTTCTTCTGCGTTAACGTGGGCTGCGCAGTTCTCGGAGGCCGCGGTGAAGACACAGGGGAGCGGACTTGGACTCTGGTCCTAGTCCGGGTGCTCGTCAACGACTTACTGTTCATCCTGAATGCGGTGCTGCTCGCTGCcctgctgctgatgctgaCGCGACACTCGCGCTCCACGGGGCCCTACCTGACCAGCAAG GGTACCACAGTGTGTCGCACAGCAGTCCTGGGCGCCACAGTCATCTTGCTCTTTGCCAGCCGGGCTTGCTACAACTTGAGCGTCCTGGTTTTGTCTCAGCACCACCACGTCGAgtcttttgactttgactggtACAATGTCTCTGACCAG gcTGACTTGCGTGATGAACTAGGCGACAGGGGCTACCTGGCCTTTGGCGCCATCCTCTTTATCTGGGAGCTGCTCCCAAGCAGTCTGCTCATCCTCATCTTCAGAGTCCGCAGGCCTGCTCAGGAGGGCAATCAA GTCAGCAATCTGAACGTCAACAACAGGCCCCTACCTCGTCCTTATTTCTTGGATGACCCTCAGGGTAATGAGGAGGAAATAGCACCTCTGTGGACTTCCACCTACCAGCCTCACTCAAG TTGGTACGGATCGGAGACCGCTCCTCTTCTGTTTGCCAGCAAACCCCCAGACCGAAGTCACCAGCATCATTCTTTGTACTCCACGCCCCAAAACTGA